In Zingiber officinale cultivar Zhangliang chromosome 6A, Zo_v1.1, whole genome shotgun sequence, a single genomic region encodes these proteins:
- the LOC121997330 gene encoding transcription factor MYB106-like, whose protein sequence is MGRSPCCEKVGLKKGPWTPEEDQKLLAYIDKHGHGSWRALPAKAGLQRCGKSCRLRWTNYLRPDIKRGEFSMQEEQTIIQLHALLGNRWSAIATHLPKRTDNEIKNYWNTHLKKRLAKMGIDPCTHKAKSDALSSADGDSRSSTNLSHMAQWESARLEAEARLVRESKLRAVSNPAAILQHPMGTAAASPSAAKPSLDVIRAWLVKHQPAEHGERSDLESPTSTLNFTESRLLMAAAAGRVPGNATAGGYQGGENMEPEIRIDSFAGFSTEHFLASSGDGEAPWLAEACGWGQFGAGFTGMLLGDKNSDCCGDSYANNGCVPEEEEEEEPVDKEELVEGGENKSYWNTIFNSINSSSSSTSPRAFYN, encoded by the exons ATGGGCCGGTCGCCGTGCTGCGAGAAGGTGGGGCTGAAGAAAGGGCCGTGGACGCCGGAGGAGGACCAGAAGCTGCTGGCCTACATCGACAAGCATGGACATGGAAGCTGGAGGGCTTTGCCGGCGAAAGCCG GACTCCAGAGGTGCGGGAAGAGTTGCAGGTTGAGGTGGACCAACTACCTGAGACCGGACATCAAGAGGGGGGAATTCAGCATGCAGGAGGAGCAGACCATCATCCAACTCCATGCTTTGCTTGGCAACAG ATGGTCTGCAATTGCCACCCATCTGCCTAAGAGAACGGACAATGAGATCAAGAACTACTGGAATACGCACCTGAAGAAGCGGCTGGCGAAGATGGGCATCGATCCCTGCACGCACAAGGCTAAAAGTGACGCCCTCAGCTCCGCCGACGGCGACTCCCGGAGCTCCACCAACCTCAGCCACATGGCGCAGTGGGAGAGCGCGCGCCTAGAGGCAGAGGCGCGACTTGTGAGGGAGTCCAAGCTCCGTGCAGTTTCCAACCCCGCCGCCATTCTTCAGCACCCAATGGGCACGGCGGCAGCATCACCTTCCGCAGCCAAGCCCAGCCTCGACGTGATCCGTGCGTGGCTGGTGAAGCACCAGCCCGCGGAGCATGGCGAAAGGTCAGACCTCGAGTCACCCACCTCCACGTTGAACTTCACGGAAAGTCGGCTGCTGATGGCGGCCGCGGCTGGCAGAGTGCCCGGCAATGCGACGGCCGGCGGCTACCAAGGAGGTGAGAACATGGAGCCAGAGATTAGGATCGACAGCTTTGCGGGATTCTCTACGGAGCATTTCCTCGCCAGCAGCGGCGATGGAGAAGCGCCGTGGCTAGCGGAGGCATGCGGATGGGGCCAATTCGGAGCAGGATTCACCGGAATGCTTCTAGGCGATAAGAATTCCGATTGCTGTGGTGATTCTTACGCGAACAATGGCTGCGTtccagaggaagaggaagaagaagagccggtGGATAAGGAAGAACTAGTGGAAGGAGGAGAGAACAAGAGCTACTGGAACACCATTTTCAACTCCATCAACTCTTCGTCGTCTTCCACCTCCCCGCGGGCGTTCTACAATTGA